In the genome of Candidatus Desulfofervidus auxilii, the window AATTTACAAAGGACTTGCCCTCCAATTTAGGGTAGATACCTTTGGAATGATCTTTGCTTTATTAGCTTCTTTTCTCTGGATTGTTGTTTCACTCTATTCTATTGGTTATATGCGAGGTTTAAATGAACATGCTCAAACTCGTTATTATTTTTGTTTTGCCTTTGCCCTTTTTGGGGCAGTAGGTGTGGCTATGTCAGGCAATTTGTTAACTCTTTATATGTTTTATGAAATCTTAACAGTAGCCACATTTCCTTTAGTAGCTCATAAAGAGACAGAAGAGGCTATAAAAGCAGGCAGAAAATATTTAGCTTATCTTTTAACAGGTGCTGCATTTGTTCTTTTCTCAATGGGTTTAACTTATTATCTTACAGGAACACTTGATTTTAAGGCAGGTGGATTTTTAGCTGGTCATGGTTCAAGAGAATTATTAGCCCTTTTATTTGTGACATATATTATTGGTTTTGGTTCAAAGGCAGCTGTAATGCCTATCCATGAGTGGCTGCCTTCAGCTATGATTGCGCCAACTCCTGTAAGTGCTTTGCTCCATGCAGTAGCCGTTGTAAAAGCAGGTGTATTTTGTTGTTTAAGAGTAATTCTCTATGTATTTGGTCCTAAATTGCTTTCAGACTTAGGTTTATGGATAGTTTTAGCCTTCTTTGTTTCATTCACAGTTATTGTTGCCAATATAATTGCTCTAACTCAGGATCATTTAAAAAGAAGGCTTGCTTTTTCTACTATTAATAATCTTTCTATCATTATTTTAGGTGCAGCTTTACTTTCTTCTGATGGAATTAGAGGGGCTATGCTTCATATTCCATTTCATGGCTTTATGAAGATCACACTATTTATGTGTGCAGGCTCAATTTATGTAAAGACACATTTAGAAAATATTAGTGAAATGGAAGGTATAGGTCGTCAAATGCCTATTACGATGGCAGCCTTTACTATTGGAGCAGCTGGTTTAACTGGTATACCGCCTATATGCGGATTTATCAGTAAGTGGTATCTATGTTTAGGAGCACTTGAGGCAAAAGAAATTATCTTCCTACTAGTATTTCTTGCTAGTGCTTTATTAGATGCAGCTTACTTCTTCCCCATTATCTATAGTGCCTTTTTTAAAAAGCCAAAATTTGTAAAAGACCATTTTGATGAAGCATCATTTTTTGTAGTATTTCCAATTGTAATTACAGCTATTGGTTCTATTTTCTTTGGGATTTTTCCAGACAAATTTATGCATTTCTTTAAACTAGCTCTGCTCTCAGCGAAGAATATTTTGGGGGTTTAAGTAATGATTAGGACATTAAAAGTAGCACTTTTTGTAAGCATATTTATAGTATTTTTGTTAGGTTTTTTTATCCATCCTGAACATGAAGCTCATTATTTTTGGCAAAAAATTCCCGTATTTGAAGGTATTTTTGGATTTATAGGTTGTATTGTACTTATTATCTTTTCTAAAGGATTGGGACATCTGTTTCTAGAAAGGGAGGAGGACTATTATGATTAAACCTATACCTCCGTTTTTAATCTATTTAATAGGAGCACTGTTTGTTCCTCTACTTGTAGGGAAAGCAAAAAAGGCTCTTCTTTTAATTATACCAATCCTTGCTTATATTGACCTTTTATTAATGCCTCATGGTAATTATTGGAAAATAAAATTTTTAGATTATGAGCTTATTTTTGGACAAGTAGATAAATTAAGTATGGTCTTTGCATATGTATTTGTCATTATTAGTTTTGCTGCTCTGCTTTATGCCTTACATGTAGATGATGATGTTCAGCATTTTTCGGCTCTTTATTATGCAGGCAGTTCTTTAGGTGTAGCCTTTGCTGGTGACCTCTTTACTTTATATCTCTTTTGGGAAATTATGGCTGTAGCCTCTGTTTTTATTATCTGGTCTCAAAGAGATAAAGAAGCTATAGGTGCTGGATTTAGATATCTTTTGGTTCACCTTTTTGGTGGTTGTGCACTTTTAGCAGGTATTGTTATTTATGCGATAAAGACAGGCTCCATTGCTTTTTCTGGGCCACTAGTAAAATGTGGTTTGGGTTTTTGGCTTATATTAATCGGTTTTATATTAAATGCTGCTGTTCCTCCATTACATCCATGGTTACCTGATGCTTATCCACGTGCATCTGTTACTGGTGCTATTTTCCTTACTGCATATACTACAAAAAGTGCCGTTTATACTTTATTAAGAGCATTTCCTGGTGTGGAAGTCCTTGCTTATCTTGGTGCTATTATGACAGTTTATGGTGTTGTTTGGGCGATTATGGAAAATGATATAAGGCGTCTACTTGCTTATCACATTGTTAGTCAGGTAGGATACATGGTGGGTGGTGTAGGTATAGGGACAGAATTATCTATGAATGGCTCAGCAGCTCATGCTTTTTGTCATATCCTTTATAAAGCATTATTATTTATGGGTGCAGGTGCTGTTATTTATCAAACAGGTATGCGTAAAATGAGTGATTTGACTGGAAGGGATCTCTATAAAAAGATTCCTCTTAGTTTAATATTTTATATGGTAGGTGCTTTTTCCATTTCGGCTGTACCATTATTTAATGGATTCATATGTAAACCTATGATTGTTACTGCAGCAGAAGAAACTCATATGTTAGCTGTCTTTTTCTTAATGCATACAGCCTCCATTGGTACATGGTTATGTGTAGGTCTTAAACTGCCATATTATACATGGTTTGGGAAACGCAGACCAGAATTAGGAGAAATAGAGATAAAGAAACTTCCTTGGAATATGATTGCTGGTATGGCATTTCTTTCCTTCCTTTGCATCTTTATGGGTGTTTATCCAGATATACTTTATCGTGTTCTTCCTTATCCTGTAGAATATCATCCTTATACTCCAATGCATGTCATCGGTGCCCTTCAAATGCTTTTGATGACTGTAGTTGGTGTTTGGATTTTATTAAAGAGACTTGAGCCGCATGCTGTAATTAATCTTGATACAGATTGGTTTTATCGTAAAGGTGCAATTCTTTTTGTAAAATTCTGTTATGGTTTAAGTGCAATACGTACAATTTTGCAAAAGCTAGCCATAGATTTTGTAGATGGAGTTATTGTAATAAGCAAAAATCCAATTTATGTAATAGAATCAATATTTTCTTCAAAAACAACTCGATTAGAACCTTATGATGCTAATACTTATCGAACAGCAGTAGGTATTGGAGTGATGTTTT includes:
- a CDS encoding Na(+)/H(+) antiporter subunit D yields the protein MIKPIPPFLIYLIGALFVPLLVGKAKKALLLIIPILAYIDLLLMPHGNYWKIKFLDYELIFGQVDKLSMVFAYVFVIISFAALLYALHVDDDVQHFSALYYAGSSLGVAFAGDLFTLYLFWEIMAVASVFIIWSQRDKEAIGAGFRYLLVHLFGGCALLAGIVIYAIKTGSIAFSGPLVKCGLGFWLILIGFILNAAVPPLHPWLPDAYPRASVTGAIFLTAYTTKSAVYTLLRAFPGVEVLAYLGAIMTVYGVVWAIMENDIRRLLAYHIVSQVGYMVGGVGIGTELSMNGSAAHAFCHILYKALLFMGAGAVIYQTGMRKMSDLTGRDLYKKIPLSLIFYMVGAFSISAVPLFNGFICKPMIVTAAEETHMLAVFFLMHTASIGTWLCVGLKLPYYTWFGKRRPELGEIEIKKLPWNMIAGMAFLSFLCIFMGVYPDILYRVLPYPVEYHPYTPMHVIGALQMLLMTVVGVWILLKRLEPHAVINLDTDWFYRKGAILFVKFCYGLSAIRTILQKLAIDFVDGVIVISKNPIYVIESIFSSKTTRLEPYDANTYRTAVGIGVMFSLIFFAIVCFIFFHHLLQLLVK
- a CDS encoding monovalent cation/H+ antiporter subunit D family protein produces the protein METVHSVVPLLALMASLIGAFLILFTGERNPNLREVWTMIASITKFGLVASMLPHVLQGKVIEYTIVEIYKGLALQFRVDTFGMIFALLASFLWIVVSLYSIGYMRGLNEHAQTRYYFCFAFALFGAVGVAMSGNLLTLYMFYEILTVATFPLVAHKETEEAIKAGRKYLAYLLTGAAFVLFSMGLTYYLTGTLDFKAGGFLAGHGSRELLALLFVTYIIGFGSKAAVMPIHEWLPSAMIAPTPVSALLHAVAVVKAGVFCCLRVILYVFGPKLLSDLGLWIVLAFFVSFTVIVANIIALTQDHLKRRLAFSTINNLSIIILGAALLSSDGIRGAMLHIPFHGFMKITLFMCAGSIYVKTHLENISEMEGIGRQMPITMAAFTIGAAGLTGIPPICGFISKWYLCLGALEAKEIIFLLVFLASALLDAAYFFPIIYSAFFKKPKFVKDHFDEASFFVVFPIVITAIGSIFFGIFPDKFMHFFKLALLSAKNILGV